The following DNA comes from Astatotilapia calliptera chromosome 6, fAstCal1.2, whole genome shotgun sequence.
TCCTTCCTATGATTAGCACTGACACGTTACTGAAGCTCAGCAGGTCGAGCAGGTCCTCTAATAGTCTGAAGGTgtgtggtttgatccctggttgCGCCAGTCTGCATACCAGATATCCTTACTAACCCCAAGCTGCTCTTTGatacatccatcagagtgtAAATGTTAGAAAGCACTGAAGCAtacaaaaaagtgcttgtgcaaATGAGTGAACAAGGCATGTTGAATAAAGCACTTCGAGTGCTCAGGTAGACTTGAAATATCCTCAGTCTAGTGGATTAAAATGGAGGCACTGCTCTCTCCATTCCCAGGTTGATTCCTAATATTTGGAGCACCACTGACCCTTTGTTTCCTTACTCACTGCTTAACTCTAGATGAACATACTCTAAGTTGATTTAAATGCTGAGCTGCCAGGAGATGATTTTCTGATTTGCCATTGTCTttggttcattcattcataataatgtattattaaaattaaaatgcctttttgaaATGCAGCTGAACATAAAGCAGTTTTGCTCATCGTTATCCTCTGTGTTCAGGTGTAATGGGTCTCTACCCTATGGAGACAAGGGGAGGCGGAAAAGCCGCTTCGCTTTGTGTCGCAGAAATAAGGCCAACGGTGTGAAACCGAGCACTGTCCACATGTCATGCACACCTCAAGCTGCCAAGGTGAGAGTTCAACACAAATGAAAGTGGCACATTTCTGGTGTATTTTAATCTAAATATGACGAGTGTGAGGAAACTACAATGAATATGGAACGCATATTTAACTCTTTTAATCAGTTCTATCTTAAAGGTCTGCAGGTTAAATATGATGCTCTAAATGGAACATGCCCTTAATAGGATTTAACTAAAACATCTTGAATTTGTTACCAGTTTCAAAATACTCTTCCTGACATGCTTCCATCAGTATTAACATCCCCGCGATTGCTGTAGAAGAAATTCTTTCATGTCTTAAACACACTAACAGAGCTTCttctttcatgtttgttttgttaaggCCGTCAGCAACAAGGAGCAGCACAGTATTTCATACACGCTGTCTCGCGCACAGACAGTGGTGGTGGAGTACACTCATGACAGCAACACAGACATGTTCCAGGTGTGTACTTTGAAAAGCATACACCCTACATGGATATTCAACCTTGTGATTTTCAGTATTATcctttttcaaatcaaatcacttttattgtcacatcacatgtgcaggtacattggtacagcacatgtgagtgaaattcttgtgtgcgagcttcacaagcaacagagttgtgcaaaatacaataatgtaaacaagcaaaatacaagaatggctacatctgaaactaataatatatgtacaatatataatagtatatgcatttctggatgtgtatactaaatatttttctacgtgtgtgtgtgtgtgtgtgtgtgtgtgtgtgtgtgtgtgtgtgtgtgtgtgtgtgtgtgtatacacatattttacaaattaaatagagtaaacaataaaataaaatatataaaatatacagagttgagacgtgcaaaacagtggcattactgtacagtatggagtgcataatgttgaagttccagtagtgaagctgaggtgtctatgacgtgttcagcagtctgatggcctggtggaagaagctgtctctcagtctgctggtacgggaccggatgctgcagaacctccttcctgatggaagcagtctgaacagtttatggctggggtgactggagtccttgatgatcctccccgctttcctcaggcagcgcttcctgtagatgtcttggagggagggaagctcacctccaattatccgttcagagcaccgcactactcgctggagagctttgcagttgtaggcggtgctgttgccataccaggtggtgatgcatccagtgaggatgctctcaatggcacagtgatagaaggtcctgaggatgcgggggctcatgccgaatcttttcagtctcctgagaaagaagaggcactgctgcgccttcttcactgttttgtttgtgtgtactgaccacgtaagatccacGTAAGATTTTTAGGTCAAAGTGAACACTGGATGAATGACATTGTTACATGtcagttttctttattaaagtgGTGTCTACCACAAAATATGTTCTGTAGGTAGCATAATGAACACCACTGAAAACAAGCAAGACATGAGCACTTGTCTCTGTGTAATTACAGATTGGCCGTTCTACAGAGAGTCCCATTGACTTTGTGGTTACGGATACTGTGCCTGGAGGTCAGAACCAAGCTGACAGTCAGACACTTCAGAGCACCATCTCCCGCTTTGCCTGCCGCATCATCTGCCAAAGAAACCCACCTTACTCTGCACGAATTTACGCCGCAGGCTTTGACACGTCTAAAAACATCTTCCTTGGGGTAGAATGCACAAACTGCTCATTTCCTGTGATAACATTTCTTCAGTTTGAATGTGCTAAACATACATTTGACCTCTTCATAGGAGAAGGCAGCCAAGTGGAGAATGCAGGATGGGCAGATGGATGCACTGACGACAAATGGAGTTCTCGTGATGCATCCTCGCCACGGCTTCTGCCAGGACTCCAAACCTGGTCAATGGAGGGAAATCTCAGTTTGTGGGAATGTTTTTACACTGCGGGAGACCAGATCAGCTCAGCAGAGGGGGAATATGGTGAGCGACTCCTGTTTTCTCTCAcacaccacacaaacacacacagttgtgttttcatattctcgtggggacatctaattgataTGCTTTCCCTAGCTGCTTACTCTAATcctaacctaattgtaaccctgacactaaaaccacattttgagactcaaaaatgtcttcaaacaCGTGGGGGAGGGGAATTTGTCCCCATAAGGGCCGTTGGTCCCCACAAGCATAGTAAACTTACAAtctttggtccccacaaagacatGCAAACCTGttacacacagacatgcgcaAGGCCCAGGTCATTAATCCCAGGTCATTAATGCCCCCTCCAAGGTGGAATCTGAGTCCAACGAGCTGGTGGATGGGTCTCTTATCGACCTGTGTGGTGCCACCCTGCTGTGGCGCACGGCCGAAGGACTGTCCCTCACTCCCACTGTCAAACACCTGGAGGCCCTACGGCAGGAGCTGAATGCCGGGCGGCCACAGTGTCCCGTGGGCTTCAACACACTGGCCTTCCCCAGCCTGCGTCGCAAGGACGTCCTGGATGAGAAGCAACCATGGGCATACCTGCGCTGCGGCCATGTGCATGGCTACCATGGCTGGGGAGGGCGCTGTGATCCTGAGGTCGAAGCAGAGTGTCAGGAGCGGGAGTGCCCCATGTGCCGTGCGAGGGGCCCTTATGTGCCACTGTGGCTTGGCTGCGAGCCGGGGTTCTACGTCGATGCGGAGTCCCCTACCCACGCCTTTGTCCCCTGTGGCCACGtttgttcagaaaaaacaaCTGTGTACTGGAGCCAGATCCCGCTGCCACATGGCACACATGCCTTCCATGCCGCCTGCCCATTCTGCATCCAGCCGCTGAGCAGGGAGACCGGCTGTGTCAAACTGATCTTCCAAAGCCCGCTGGATTAGGAACGACTCTTGACTCTTTATCTGAAGCCTTAATCAACAAAAGAGGGATGCAACTATTTACAGTTTGGGAATTTTCATAACTTAATTTAACTTAAttt
Coding sequences within:
- the LOC113024729 gene encoding E3 ubiquitin-protein ligase pellino homolog 1-like, which produces MFSLGQENISTHLMSTKGPVKYGELIVLGCNGSLPYGDKGRRKSRFALCRRNKANGVKPSTVHMSCTPQAAKAVSNKEQHSISYTLSRAQTVVVEYTHDSNTDMFQIGRSTESPIDFVVTDTVPGGQNQADSQTLQSTISRFACRIICQRNPPYSARIYAAGFDTSKNIFLGEKAAKWRMQDGQMDALTTNGVLVMHPRHGFCQDSKPGQWREISVCGNVFTLRETRSAQQRGNMVESESNELVDGSLIDLCGATLLWRTAEGLSLTPTVKHLEALRQELNAGRPQCPVGFNTLAFPSLRRKDVLDEKQPWAYLRCGHVHGYHGWGGRCDPEVEAECQERECPMCRARGPYVPLWLGCEPGFYVDAESPTHAFVPCGHVCSEKTTVYWSQIPLPHGTHAFHAACPFCIQPLSRETGCVKLIFQSPLD